In Leptospira stimsonii, a single window of DNA contains:
- the srp gene encoding sigma factor SigX-regulated lipoprotein: MNRKIIILSLMVLSLLSNCGDKNNDDSKNNALLLLALENQKKPGISGLYAALMALRNGNNGGAGNYSNGSVSPFAVVSESQPCPKSGSITLSGDMTEANNGNQFSVQYNDIKFTYVACAIVAPQIDSSNGGSSEMLIEGEIKQNGNTTITLDPSSNQSLVKYSEDSVSTLSSDSYKVNGYLYPKFEITFTTNGSKTTIENANDMDKAVLTREETVRVTGSIGNEKVDTSYSYKSQFKLK; encoded by the coding sequence ATGAATCGAAAGATTATAATTCTATCTCTGATGGTTCTTTCCCTATTGTCGAATTGCGGTGATAAGAATAACGATGATTCCAAAAATAACGCACTTCTATTGTTGGCTTTGGAAAATCAAAAAAAACCGGGAATCTCCGGTCTCTACGCTGCTTTGATGGCGTTGCGTAACGGTAATAACGGAGGAGCCGGTAATTATTCCAACGGAAGTGTTTCTCCCTTCGCAGTCGTTTCCGAGTCACAACCTTGTCCAAAGAGCGGGAGCATCACCCTGTCCGGCGATATGACTGAAGCCAACAACGGAAATCAATTCTCCGTCCAATACAATGACATCAAATTCACGTATGTGGCTTGTGCTATTGTAGCACCGCAAATCGATTCATCGAACGGCGGCTCTTCGGAAATGCTCATCGAAGGCGAAATTAAGCAAAACGGAAATACGACGATTACGCTCGATCCTAGCTCAAACCAAAGTTTAGTAAAATATTCCGAGGACAGCGTTTCGACTCTGAGCTCCGATTCTTATAAGGTAAACGGATATCTCTATCCTAAATTCGAAATTACCTTTACAACGAACGGATCCAAGACGACGATCGAAAATGCCAATGACATGGATAAGGCCGTACTTACCAGAGAAGAGACCGTTCGTGTCACGGGATCCATCGGCAACGAGAAGGTCGATACTTCCTATAGTTACAAATCCCAGTTTAAGTTAAAATAA